From Microcystis aeruginosa NIES-2549, a single genomic window includes:
- a CDS encoding type II toxin-antitoxin system death-on-curing family toxin: MLESTVNKPKFFFQYEPESSIFKLAAAYDYGFVKNHCFCDGNKRIALATVSTFLRKNGYRLNASEAETVTFFLGLAGGLETYKEGLARLTDWIEQYAIELED, from the coding sequence CTGTTAGAGTCCACTGTCAATAAGCCAAAATTCTTTTTTCAGTACGAACCCGAATCATCGATTTTTAAGTTAGCGGCGGCTTATGACTACGGTTTTGTCAAAAATCATTGCTTTTGCGATGGTAATAAACGTATAGCTCTGGCCACCGTTTCAACTTTTTTGCGAAAGAACGGCTATCGCTTGAACGCCAGCGAAGCAGAAACGGTCACTTTCTTTCTTGGTCTTGCCGGTGGTCTCGAAACATATAAGGAGGGTTTGGCCAGATTGACCGATTGGATCGAACAATATGCGATCGAACTGGAAGATTAA